From the genome of Xyrauchen texanus isolate HMW12.3.18 chromosome 7, RBS_HiC_50CHRs, whole genome shotgun sequence:
CATTGTTAAAcctctggagttgtatggattacttttatgctgactttatcaccttcttggagcttcaaaggtctgatcaccattcacttgcattgtatggacctacagagttgagatattcttctaaaattctttgtttgtgtttagcagaagaagtcagtcatacatatctgggatagcatgaggttgagtataagagaattttcatttttgtgtgaactatccctttgagtcTCAGTAAATCACCGCAACTACAATACcttgagaatgtgcaaaatgattgacaggtagaaatcGTAAGAGACCGTGGCCAACGGAaacttttttgtttgctgtttacagagtctacagagactggtgagatatctcacaacacttatttcattcatatctttcagggagtaggactaTTTTTTGTATAGCTGTCCAAGaataaatcgcttacagcacctttaatggtgTAATTGCCATCACCGATgagggatttttttatttttttaataattaattttattacagtTAAAGGAAGCAAGACAAAAACAGGTCAATGACCTTTTTTTTCCCTGCTGAAACTCTTATGTAAAGACCGATGAGTGGAGGTACATTGACCCTTGAGTGTAATTTACTGTGGTCAGCAGAACGGGGAAAGGCAGAGGCTCATAAAAACTACATAACATTTGCAGGCTAGGTGCAGAAATGGAGCCAGGATCTATAGTCAGTGCTGTGCGGAGCCAGAGAGTTTTGTGTGGAGAAGAATTTCGACCTGCTGTCATCTTTATAAAAGAAGAAAAGATTCATAGCATTCTGCCTGATCCTGGAGCTGCAGTGCACACTGCTGGAGAGGTGAGCTACTTTGTGAGCGGGACATAGACATACGCCTCCTGCTGGAGACTAAATGCACTACAGTTCACACTTGCGTCTGAAGGATGTGTGGCAGAATTCAGTCATAAGCAACTCAAAACAGTTTTTCAATTACTGATAACTGAAATGTAATATTGtgatgtaataaatgtaatattgtgatagtttatttttacatatgtatacataacatttattattttaaatacatgaaATCAAAGTTAACAAATATTCTACCATGAATTACAAAACCACAATCAACTGGACTGTCtaacatttttgtaataaacAATTTTGTGAATATTATCCTGTTCAGAAAAGATTTAAATTTTTAGAGATAAAGGTGAAGCATTGCTTTTTCTGGACAGTGGAATATGCTTTGTTCTGGAGCATTGACTGTAGATCCCTAAACAACAGTCTAATTGTAAGCTTCTAAATCGCTACTGTTTTTTCTGCCAAGTAAAATTCTGTATTGGGGCTTATCATTTCTGCACTCACTGGAAAACATCTTTATTGCAGGTATTGGATGTGGGTAACAGTCTGGTAATGCCAGGTATAGTGGACTGTCATGTTCATGTGAATGAACCAGGACGTACAACCTGGGAGGGTTACTGGACTGCCACACGAGCAGCTGCTGCTGGAGGGGTAACTACTATTGTAGACATGCCCTTgtgagtatatacagtatttgcacaCATGCCATTGTAGACATGCAGATGTGAGTCTCCATATACATTCAcacttttgttacatttatatttagtccttttgcggacacttttatccaaagtgacttacaaatgaggaatgtagaaagcaatttgtcatacaatcaACAACATCTGCAACTGCCAAGTTTtcaaagtggctggagtagtataggcACAGGAGCAGAcgaaagagacagagaaaattataaaaaaaatttggtacAGTAAGAGTAAGTTCAATAGTAAGTTGATATGCCACTGGGAGTATACATACAGTAGGGCCTATACACCTTTATCAGTGTTGGGTAATTTACTTAAAAACTGTTATATAAATTaacaattttaaattattttactaattacttcattgagaaattaatcacattactaattactccACTTTTAAATTACTTGTTCATTGTTAAACACTAGTCCtgcctcacatttctccttcacaatgacttgtTACGGGGccataattaatgtattctacataaataatatattataaataatcatAACCCTATAATgaacttaaaagtaaattaattgaaagtcagtaaatgtaatctaattacaagaatgtaaaatgtaatgcattatactaCTTGTTTTACTAAAATatcattagattacagtaactaattacttacCAACACCCAACACTGACCTTTATGCACTTAGACACATTACAAAATACTGGCCTTCCAGTAACTATACCTATACCTATACAAACTAAGGATACATGCTTGCAACTGAAATGAAAGACTTCAGTTCAATGTCTTGAAATATTTTAGTGTAACTAAAATCTAATTTGTATCATGACAACAGATTCCTTTTTATAGAAACAGCATCCCACCAACTACCACTCTTGTAAACTTTCAAGAGAAGCTGGATGCTGCTACTGGACAGTGTTTTGTAGACACCGCATTCTGGGGAGGAGTCATCCCTGGCAACCAAGTACTAACATACTGTACCAGCTCAAGTTTTAGCTTGTTATTCTAACCTTCTGATTTCAATAAATTACCAATATTgtcaatctctctctgtctctacatGTCAGCTGGAGCTGAGGCCGATGGCCCAGGCAGGTGTGGCCGGGTTTAAGTGCTTTCTGATTCACAGTGGAGTGGATGAGTTTCCTCATGTGAGTGACAGTGATCTGCATGCAGCTATGAAACAGCTCCAGGGCACAGACAGCGTTCTGCTGGTGAGCCACCTCATTTTCTCTTTGGCGCAATCCTTTCCACCTAATTTCTGATTTATCAAACATATCTGCCATGCTTCCTACTACTTCTACCTCAAAACTTGATGTACTTATGGTGATATGATGCAACTTATTGCACAACAGACACTGAGAAATGGTGGTAAAAATGAATCTGTTTAGACATAAGCagcaaaatcatttactcaccctcatgtcatttcaaacccatatgactctcttttatttgtctttgtgacagtagcttccagtgcacaacaatacaaaacagcaacaacacatatataaaaatacaaaataataaatttaatttaaacaaattacatttaatagaaacaaagtatatatagaattcaatacaaaatatatatatatatgcatacatacatatatacatacatacacacatacatacatacacatataaatataaatctgttatatacagtgcaagggaatgtaatggcagaagaggttggatgtgttttataaatataaaaagactagactGTGAATAGCACAtagttattgctcaatggggtagttttaactgttcatgagatggatagcctgagggaaaaactgtccCTGttcctgacagttctggtgctcataGCTCTTAAGcattggccagaaggcaacagttcaaaaaggtaatgggctgggtgagtggagtccagagtgatttttccagcctttttcctcactctggaagtataTAGTTCTTGAAGGAAGGGCAGGGAGAAACCAACattcctctcagcagtccgaactgtcctttgtagtcttctgatatctgatttcgtagctgaacctaaccagacagttattgaagtgcagaggacagactcaatgactgctgagtagaaatgtatcagcagcacctgtggcaggttgaacttcatcaactggcgaaggaagtgcaacctctgctgggcctttttcacaatgtaggtctcccacttcaggtcctgtgagatggtagtgcccaggaacctgaatgactccactgctgccacagtgctgtttagaatggtgagcggggtcagtGTTggagtgttcctcctaaagttcaCAATCAACTCCACCGTTTTGAGcttgttcagctcaaggttgttttgattgcacatACAACCAGCTGTATAACCtaccttctgtatgcagactcatcttcATCTCAGATGAGACTGATGACAGTGgggtcatctgcaaacttcagaagcttacacagaggggtccttggtgatgcagtcattggtgtagagggagaagagtagtggggagagcacacattccTGGGGGGCACCGGTGCTGATTGTataggtgctggaagtgaatttcccctgtctcacaagctgctgcttGTCCGTCAGAAAGTTTGTAAACctctgacagatagacgtgggaacagagagttggtgtcaTTTGTTCTTGAGGATAgcagggatgatggtgttgaaagccaaactgaagtccacaaaaaggattcttgcatatgtccctggtctgtccagatgttgcaggatatgacgCAGTCCCAtgctgactgcatcatccacagacctgtttgctcgataagcaaattgaaggggatctagaaagagtccattgatgtccttcaggtgggccaacaccagtctctcaaattatttcttgaccacagacatcagggcgacaggtctgtagtcattaagtcctgtgatttttggtttaattGGAACAGAAATgttgattgagcatttgaagcagcatgggacttcacactgttccagtgatctattgaagatctgtgtgaatatgggggccagctggttatgTGGGACATGCGGGTGAAACCATCtcggccctgtgctttccttatcttttgttttcagaagacatgggacaccacttcttcacagatcttaagtgcaggttgagtagtaggagggggggttgcaggaggtgttggggtttgtgtgaagtgaaggtcagagcgagtgtggggtgtgagattgggcctttcaaatctacagtagaacacattgaggtcgtcagccagttgtttgtccaccacagggttgggggcagGAGAATTTAtaagttgtttcatgccactccaaaccgatgcagggtcgttagctgaacagactgaaattggcGACAAaattaaatgataacagaattttaattattgggtgaactattttatATAGCATAAAATATCAGTTATAACACAGAAAATGTGGAATTATCTAAATTAATAATAGTATGTGTCAGTCAGTGTCAATATTTGCCCCTGGATTAGATTTTTAGGGGCATTTAATTATCTTTATGAGGACATATTTTTTTCcaaccatttaaaacaaactgtgTTTTATCTGTTGACTTACAGTATATGCCATAGTATGTATAACTAGGACTTTGactgggcagctgtggctcaggtggtagagcgggttggccactaattgcagggttggtggttcgattcctggcctacATGACTTcatatgccgaagtgtccttggacaagacactgaaccccaagttgctcccaatgtcacgctagcaccttgcatggcatctctcctgtcattggtgtgtgtatgagtcacagtgtaaagagctttgaaaCCACTAAGGTTGAAAAAAACCGCTATACAAGTGCAGACCCTTTAATAGAAAATGAactaaatacaattttacaaataaaaaaaaacataagacaTCATTAAAATAGCATTTTCACCCCCACATTTGGAATTTCTTGggcatttttgtcatttgtttttgtgtcatttttgaccCTGGTGTCAGTCTCTCATGGAAGTTAAATTAATGATGTTGCCGTTGAGTTGTGAATGTGTAATGATGCTCCTATCTGGTATAGTTTCATGCCGAGCAAGAAGTCCAGCATCCAGTTGCTGACGAGGGGGGTATGATTCTTACCTTTTTAAAAGTTGATCAAATAAAATCATACTTTGAGACTGTGAACATTTATGAATCTTCTTAATGGAAGTTATTGCTTTTTCTTTCCTCAGATCCATGTGAATACTCCACCTTCCTGAGGTCCAGACCTGACATCATGGAATTTGAGGCCATCCGCACTGTCACTCAACTCTGCCTACAGTATCAGTATGTTATGATGAGACCATAACATTTGAAAACGATCAAGTCCTCAACTTTTGATTATCTAATAGCCCGATAGGAGGTAAAATGTTGACTGTAACTCTGTTATAATTATCCATCAGAGTGCGTTGCCACATTGTGCACTTGTCATCAGCCCAGCCTCTCGATCTCATCAGGGATGCCAGACATGCCGGAGCTCCTCTGACTGTGGAGACCACACATCACTACCTCAACCTGTCCGCCGAGAACATCCCAACATGTGCCACTCAGTTTAAATGCTGCCCTCCTATTCGTGACACAGCCAACCAGGTATAGGACAAATTTAAACCCTAAGAAAGGTTTTTAAGcaacattaataaatgaataCAGACAAGGCAATTTGTGGATGTAAAGAGATCTTCTCTTAAGATTAAACTCTGCGAATTCTAGCTACCCATCTGTTAAATaatcttttttatatttctttgtcAGGAGCTCTTGTGGTCTGCACTTAAAGCTGGGGACATTGACATGGTTGTGTCAGATCACTCACCCTGCACACCTGACCTCAAGTGTATTGACAACGGGGATTTCATGCAGGCATGGGGAGGGATCTCTTCTCTGCAATTTGGTAGGTTGTCACTGGTGTACCAATACATTTATACACTCACACGCCTATTATTTATGTGTGCCTTTTGATGGCCAAAGTCCTGTGGGAGGTAAACAGTGGTTTGACATCTGTTTACCAATCATACTAATGATTGACTCTAAAGAAAGAATCAGGAATCCTTTAGGAGTCCGGTCAGAGTCTCGGTTTAATTCTAACTTTAAAAAgggctacatttacatttatgcatttggcagatgcttttatccaaagcgatttacagtgcacttattacagggacaatccccccggagcaacttggattaagtgtcttgctcaaggacacaatggtggtggctgtggggatcgaaccagtgaccttctgattaccagtgatgtgctttagtccactaagCCATCACCACTCctaaatgattaattattttatgaaatcattACTTACAGTACATTACAATCAAATTATCACTGATGCTTTACATTGATATTACAACATATATGACCAAATACAAGAGTGTTTATCATCAGCCCCAAAAAGTATTCaaacacttaaaggtgcactcagtaattttttctccattaaaaagtttaactcctaaagacgacttgtaattttgcaaaatatgtaagaaatcatgaccactcacattcaaatgaagactccagtcatattactgttttattctacatggagtgtccgcacatgggggctgccatgatagaatcatatgaccagctgaatactactctctttatctcagtaaccatcctgttatttgacacttttactCATTGATTTAAGTAATCCTGGCTGACTgagaatactacatttctacaatcgcatctgaaactgaaaactattgattttaattatgctgcatccaagtgtaagtccaagatgacacaaagacaaaagttactaagtgcacttttaagtaatatttaaattgtatgaatttcattgcattagaagcAAAACatcaaacactgtaaaaaaatgttttgctctaagttattataaacttaaaatatagatTTAGAATAACTGCCCTGATCTTGTTGAGATAACTCAACATTCAAGTTTTTGTTGGCTGAAATTTGGATAAGTTATTGAATTTAGAAAAAGTTTATAGCTGAAATCAAAAATATAAGTTAAGACAACTATGCACATAACACTCACATATTCGGATTCCCAGCATACACTGTGGCATGCATAAATTATGAAAATTGCAGTGTTACTGtcttaaaaaattgttttactgtttgctgcttttatttatgctgttggtTCTTGTGTTTGTTGTCACTTCCAGTTGTCTGGATTGTAGCAATAAATCAAAACTCATCTTTTACTcaatgatgattatgatgattattacCATCATTGTGATTTGCACATAAAGAGTTGAGGCCCATGCGTGTCTCCTTAACAAGCTTAAGTTTGTATGTTACAATGATTAATGCCAGATGATAGTCTCTGATAATCAACTAACTAAATACCATCACATAGTAGGTTAATTTATCTCTGACAGTGGGATAGTCCTAACTACCTCAATGATTATAAATGATATAAAGTAAGTTATTGTATTTCTATATTCAATATAAAATTGAATTAGAATGAAGTTGTTTGAATTAAGAAAGTCAAGTTTACTCTAAAAGACATTAAGATCATTTAACAAGTTATACCGATTTAAGTGAACTTTACACCGTTTAAACAACCTTCCCTCTTAAGTTGGCACAATTAAAAATTTGAAGGCAGCACGAAAACTTCATTTTTAGTTGAAACAACAAGATGTGCAGAACATTTTCTCAAAACTAACCAGTTTTCTCTACTAACTGTTCCAAATGTAATTATTTCTGGAAAGGGTAAattaagttcacacaggtgtagaaaatcatagtaaccatgtGTGTAGTTTATCATCTATGGGCATGTTCCACAAAGTTTTACAGCCAGAGAGTGTCCGTAtactttatatttacattttcaaaatgtaaaatcttacaaacatctttttgtgaaatgttttttcttGGAAAGACTGtttgttgtgtactgtatatctaaccaagtggcatttattgtaaataaatagtgTTGTGTGTCACAaaaacattcatgcatttttaagtgtggcttaaatgtccaaatacctTTGGAGCCTCTGTATGATACGATTAAGCACAAAACTTAATCGTACAAACTACAATTTTGATTTATATTACTGTTTTAAAAACAGGTTTATCTCTGTTCTGGACCTCAGCTTCTAAAAGAGGTTTTTCACTTTCCGACACAGTAAGACTCTTGTGTAAAGAGCCTGCTCAACTCTGTCGTCTTGACAACCAAAAAGGGAGTCTCATTCCAGGTCACGATGCAGACTTAGTCATTTGGGATCCAGAAAAAGTGTTTACGGTGAGAAGG
Proteins encoded in this window:
- the zgc:103559 gene encoding allantoinase, mitochondrial isoform X1, with translation MEPGSIVSAVRSQRVLCGEEFRPAVIFIKEEKIHSILPDPGAAVHTAGEVLDVGNSLVMPGIVDCHVHVNEPGRTTWEGYWTATRAAAAGGVTTIVDMPLNSIPPTTTLVNFQEKLDAATGQCFVDTAFWGGVIPGNQLELRPMAQAGVAGFKCFLIHSGVDEFPHVSDSDLHAAMKQLQGTDSVLLFHAEQEVQHPVADEGDPCEYSTFLRSRPDIMEFEAIRTVTQLCLQYQVRCHIVHLSSAQPLDLIRDARHAGAPLTVETTHHYLNLSAENIPTCATQFKCCPPIRDTANQELLWSALKAGDIDMVVSDHSPCTPDLKCIDNGDFMQAWGGISSLQFGLSLFWTSASKRGFSLSDTVRLLCKEPAQLCRLDNQKGSLIPGHDADLVIWDPEKVFTVAEDNVHHKNKLTPYLGLPLQGEVKGTIVRGRLVYSHGSFSSQPLGKHLLIQQKTQTSL
- the zgc:103559 gene encoding allantoinase, mitochondrial isoform X2 — protein: MEPGSIVSAVRSQRVLCGEEFRPAVIFIKEEKIHSILPDPGAAVHTAGEVLDVGNSLVMPGIVDCHVHVNEPGRTTWEGYWTATRAAAAGGVTTIVDMPLNSIPPTTTLVNFQEKLDAATGQCFVDTAFWGGVIPGNQLELRPMAQAGVAGFKCFLIHSGVDEFPHVSDSDLHAAMKQLQGTDSVLLFHAEQEVQHPVADEGDPCEYSTFLRSRPDIMEFEAIRTVTQLCLQYQVRCHIVHLSSAQPLDLIRDARHAGAPLTVETTHHYLNLSAENIPTCATQFKCCPPIRDTANQELLWSALKAGDIDMVVSDHSPCTPDLKCIDNGDFMQAWGGISSLQFVRLLCKEPAQLCRLDNQKGSLIPGHDADLVIWDPEKVFTVAEDNVHHKNKLTPYLGLPLQGEVKGTIVRGRLVYSHGSFSSQPLGKHLLIQQKTQTSL